The genome window cattttaattgactttaatggaccccaacacttaacagttttaatgcagtttaaaattgcagtttcaacgcagcttcaaaggactctaaatgatctcaaacgaggcataagtgtcttatccagcgaaacgattgtcatttttggcaagaaaataaaaaatatgcacttttaagggttagggttagggttagggtgaggtcgcactggcacgtcacaggaccggagatagatgagaagttgtggtttaaaagtgcatattttttatttttcttgccaaaaatgacaatcttttcactagataagaccctaatgcctcatttgggatcgtttagagtcctttgaaactgcaattttaaactccaTTAGAActaataagtgttggggtccattaaagtccattaaaatgagaaaagtcctggaatgttttcctcaaaaaacatatttttttctcgactgaacaaagaaagacatcaacttttggatgacatggtggtgagtaaattatctggattttttaaaagaaaattgagtaatcctttaatgtttGTGTTGATCAAATAGGTTTTCCTTTACTTTTTCGTGCTTtatgtttctatatttttcatgAGGCAAAAAGTGACTAAACCTTTAAATGTCATTTACAGTTTTCATTCAAATATGTGactctgtctgtaaaatccaatTACCCTAAAGTCTCcttgagcatcaaagtttgatttcaattactgatttcacattgattttgatctttgacatcagtcagtattaaatataccagggttatattttcacataatgaTCTTTATGTAGGatgaaaatgactttagcttggTTTTTACAcactgggtcacatattttgTTCATTGGTAGATTGCCAATTGTATTTACAGGATTCACAGAGTAGTGATTTCTTTGTGCTTGTCTAGGGCCTTGTCTCGAGCAGACATCGTCTGACCATGTGTCAGCTGGCAGTTCATTCTTCTGATTGGATCAGGTAACTGTCaatcaataaaaatatgaaaaggtGGCACACTCATAAGAATGCTTTGTAAGATGCTATTGTGAACTTCAGCATCATTGGGTTATATTTGTAGTATTGTAGAGTTTTGACGGATGGTCTTTTGCAGAGTGGATCCTTGGGAGTGCTATCAGGACACCTGGCAGACCACCTGTAGCGTTCTGGAGCATCACAGAGACTTAATGAAGGTTAGTCGTCGTGACTCGTAAACATGGTCCGAGTTTATAGATGTTTATATAcacttatatatgttacctaTTTTGGTCTATTCGTCTGAAGAGAGTGACAGGATGCATTCTGTCCAATGTGAACACGCCCTCCACAACTCCTGTGATTGGTCAACCACAAAATGGGACTTCTCCTAtttaccaaaacacagctaacAAGTCTGTGGCTATTAAGTGATTCTTTCAATGGTCGGATGTTTGGTATTTTTGACCACAGCTTTGAAGATTAGACGTTTTATGATTGTGTTATTTTCTGCAGTTAAGATGTGGGGAAAGATGAGTGAGAGTCTGGGTAAAATTTGCTGTGTTCGCCCGCACATGGAGCGTTTTACCTTTGTTGGTAAGTTTTGGATATACTCCTGTTTATTCCCACTCTAGAGGAAAAACACATAGTCATGTGTTTATACTTCTGCCCTATCTGACCAAGTTACGTTTAGCTATCAAtggaaaaaaaatagaaaattttGGCTTATTTAGATACATTTGttgattaataaaaaataaaacactccAATTAATAACTAATACCAGTAAGTAAAAAGTAATTAGAAAACATCTGCATTTTGTCTCATTTTGTGCTACTTGATCTCACTAGGTAGCCTGACATTGTCATACTCAAAATTCTAGTCCGTTGTAAACGGATTCAACACAAGCggtctttggtgacgtggttgattacgTCACCTGTCCATTATCGTATAAAGCcctccctgacaatttgattggacCGAACAGTTTTTGTTCGAGCATAGTAGCACCGCAATGGAGCGACCCCAGACCGAATTTCCCAGCCTAcaatgttgtgggcggggctaagttcggctggcacccaggctacttACTAGGTGTATTTTATGATAGAAGgcaaatatacataaaaatacatattttcacataatgtttTGCAAACATAAATTGACTGCCCTAATATTTAGTAATTCAAGTTAAAGAATATCTTCTTATCAGTCAATTTTAATTTGTAATGTCAAATCTGAAGACAGGAGCTTTGGAGTATAATGTGAAAACCTTGCTTTTTTTAATGATGTAGTTTTGAATTATTCATACCCTCATAGTGGATGTGCATCAGTTTAACATGACTATGGTGACTTCTGATTAATCAATCATCCGTGTGACCTCTGAAATCTTTATTTCCTGAACAGATGAAAATGCCAACCTTGGCACTGCAATGCGCTACGAGGAAATCGGTGAGAACATTTGATTTCTCTTGCCTTGGTTTTTTGTTTTCAAATCAGCCTTTGCTTGTTACTTTGAGTAATGATCAGACAGTCTTGAACTTGCCCAAGGATTGAGAAAACTGAGTGTGTAATAACATCATATATCAAATACTGACAAGTGGCAGACATGAAGGTAAActtttttaattatataatatGTCTTTTTTATCAGAGTATTCTGTTGTGATTGTGATTTGTTTAGAGTTACGTATCTTGCTCCTGTGTGGCAGTGATCTCCTGGAGTCTTTCTGTATCCCTGGCTTGTGGAATGAAATTGATGTAAGATATGTTTCATTCTTCAACGAACACTGTTAAATATGATAGACATTGAATTTCAGGTATTTTCAGTACCCATTCATTGTTTTAAAACTACTTCATAACTAGAACAAAAATGTTGAATGGGATTTGATTTTTTCCACGGCAAAATGATTGGATTATGAAAAGACATCTATATGGCAGGTGGTTGGAGGGAAGGGGCTAAAATATGAGAGGCTAAAGATAAAAGCTGATAAGGAAAATTGTTTCAAAAGCATTTTCATAAAAGATTAAGAACATTGTTTCTTTTTTGGAATGTGCGCTGATGAATTGTGAACAATAACAACATGAATGTGCATTAGGAAATTGGATTGAATGCTGACTTTTAGccatttgaaaaatatttttagcataCAAAAAATTGGTAGCATAGTATTGTACTTTCTTATCATTCGAACTctcaaattaaatcaaattattcTTTTAGATGGAGGTGATTGTTGGGGATTTTGGGATTGTGGTGGTTCCTCGAGATGGAGTCGACACAGAGAGGATAATGAATCATTCGTCTGTGCTCAGAAAGCACAAGGTATGGTAACAAGACTTGAGTGTCTATTTACTATATTATACTAGTATATATACTATATTAAAATCAATGCAAAATGTTCAGAACAAATGTGACCcagtttaaatatataaatataagtctgaatatataaatataagtctgaatatataaatataagtctgaacttataaatgtaagtctgaatatataaatataagtctgAATTTATAAATTTAAgtctaaatatatacatttaagtctgaatatatagtTATAAGTCTGAATAGATAAATGTAAGTCTGAATATGTAAATGTAAGTCTGAATTTATAAATGTAAGTCTGAAGATATAAATGTAAGTCtgcatatataaatgtaagtttgaatatataaatataagtctgaatttataaatgtatgtctgaatttaTCAAtttaagtctgaatatataaatgtaagactgaatttataaatgtaagtctaaatttataaatgtaagtctgcatatataaatgtaagtttgaatatataaatataagtctgAATTTATAAATGTAGGTCAGAATTTATAAatgtaagtctgaatatataaatgtaagtgtgaatttataaatgtaagtctgaatttataaatgtaagtcggaatatataaatgtaagtctgaatatataaatttaaatctgAATTTATAAATGTAAGTCTGAATTTATAAATTTATGTCTGAATTTATAAatgtaagtctgaatatataaatgtaagactgaatttataaatgtaagtctaaatttataaatgtaagtatgcatatataaatttaagtctgaatatataaatataagtctgaatttataaatgtaagtcagaatatataaatgtaagtctgAATTTATAAATGTAAGTCTGAATTTATAAATTTAAGTCTGAATTTATAAATTTAagtctaaatatataaatgtaagtcggaatatataaatgtaagtcggaatatataaatgtaagtctgaatttataaatgtaagtctgaatttataaatgtaagtctgaatatataaatgtaagactgaatttataaatgtaagtctaaatttataaatgtaagtctgcatatataaatgtaagtttgaatatataaatataagtctgaatttataaatgtatgtctgaatttaTAAAtttaagtctgaatatataaatgtaagtctgaatttataaatgtaagtctaaatttataaatgtaagtctgaatatattaatgtaagtctgaatatatacatttaagtctgaatttatacatttaaatctgaatatataaatgtaagtctgaatttataaatgtaagtctgaatatataaatgtaagtctgAATTTATAAATTTAagtctaaatatataaatgtaagtctgaatttataaatgtaagtctgaatatataaatgtaagtctgaatatataaacgTAAGTCTGAATTTATAAATTTAagtctaaatatataaatgtaagtctgaatttataaatgtaagtctgaatatataaatgtaagtctgaatttataaatgtaagtcagaatatataaatttaagtccgaatatatatatttaggtctgaatatacaaatgtaagtctgaatttataaatgtaagtctgaatatataaatgttagTCTAAATTTATAAATTTAAgactgaatatatatatatatatatatatatatatatatatatatatatatatatatatatatatatatatatatatatatatatatatatatatatatgtaagtctgaatatatagttataagtctgaatttataaatgtaaatctgaatatataaatgtaagtctgAATTTATAAATGTAAGTCTGAATATACAAATGTAAGTCTGAATTTATAAAtttaagtctgaatatataaatataagtctaaatttataaatgtaaatctgaatataagtctgaatatataaatgtaagtctgaatttataaatgtaagtctgaatatataaatttaAGTCTGAATATATTAAAGTAAATGTGAATATGTATAGTTGTGGAGCACAAAGTTTTATGTAAAATAAGACAATTTATATCAATTTTCCCCTAAGTATGTGGGTAGACAAATTCAGGCATGCCCAAttctgcaaaaaacaaaaattgaattatgcGGCAGCGCATATGtattaatattgactgagtaaggtcatgtccaAGATTAAAATCAGGAATTGGTGATTGTTACAGTATATAGCTTCACTTTCTTTTTACAGGACAATATTATTGTGGTAAAGGATGAGATTGACCACCCAATGTCAGTTGTCAGTTCAACTAAGAGCAGGTGTGTGTTCTTTCATTTTCTTTATCATTGCATGTAGTTGTTTCTAGCTGGTAACTTAACACTGTGCTTCTGTTTTCATCAGACTGGCTCTTCAGCATGGCGATGGTCATGTGGTGGACTACCTGAGCCAGCCAGTCATTGACTACATTCTGCAGAGTCAGCTTTACATCAATGCTTCTGGATAGAGCGGGACACTCCTTCCCATCAGCCATTCCCTCTGTCTCTCTGTATGTAACGTAGAGTATATTCCTCCCGTGCTACTGCTGCTTTTCCATGTAGAGGAGCGTTAGTCCCTTCTTGTGTCTTATTGGGCCAACGGATGTACAGCACTGTGCCAGAGGGATCTGTTTATAAAGACTTGCTCCACCAATCAGTTTTAAGAGACCGGGTCATGTGGTTAGATGAACCATTGCCTGCTTTAAGCTTGGCCTTTTGACACTCTCTGTTCTTGTAGTTGCATGCCAATGGGTTTTCTTTCAGCGCATGTATGTGTTTAAATTTAACACATAGACCTTAGTCTGTGGTTACAGTGTTTGCAGGAAAAACTGTGCTTGGATTCATCTCATctcgaaatgcattttctactCATGAATCAAGTGGATGTACAGAGAAAGATTAGGTTGCAGTCTCATTTAATGTATGCCTCAGTGTTTTGTCTTCAGTGTGCATTCATGTATACGTTGAGTATTTGGTTGCACATTAAAGAATGCGATTCAATTTACTTTGCTTTCGTGCACATTTACTTCTCACGCACTCACTTTTGTTTGACACATGCTAAAGTTGCAGATGTGGAAAGCCAGTCACTGCCTCTTCATCAAACCATTTGTTGAAGCCAAGGTTGTTTGCTTTGTTGAGAGATATGAGAGTTTTCACGAACAGAAGTAGTTCCCTCCTTTAAAACTCTATTTGAAGTGTACTTGACAAGGAAGGGTTTTAACGTTAAGGAAACTGtatttaatgtgtattattaAGAAACATTGAAATGAATTATGAGTTAAGATTTTAAATCGACAACAGCACAGCCTTTACAAATAAACCACACTGTGCTGTTATATGATAACAAACTTTTTCTGTGCATCAATAATTATTCTATTAATTGCTTGACAAGttgctttgtgtgtttgcaaaTGGCTCCAAAataatgatataaagattttggtaacactttacaataaggttgtaggCTATTTGTTAACATAGGTAAATGCTTTAAAGGTGATGTTGGTtcggatttaaaaaaatttaactgcAGTTAGTGTGAGACATCTGCAAAGTTATAACGCTCAAATGCAATAGAAAATATTTGCTTAAAGgagccatggcacaagacttttttaagatgtcaaataaatctttggtgtccccagagcacatatgtgaagttttagctcacaataccatataaataatttattatagcatgtttaaattgctataggtgtgtgcaaaagtgccattttgggtgtgtcctttaaaatgcaaatgaactgatTAAATTCAAActctgatcacaatgatggtggtttgttgcaattaaaactcaattgtgcttttctctgcactaaatggcagtgctgtggttggatagtgcagattaaggggcggtattattataataagagctccttatgacatcataaggagagccaaatgtgcttgtagagaatggtttaccaaaactaagttactggcttgatctttatcacattttctaggttgatagaagcactggggacccaattatagcacttaaacatggaaaagtcagattttcatgccatggcccctttaacagaAATCGCTTCAAAAAAACTACAGCGAATGACTGGAATGCTTACAATTGAGCCTCTTCCTGGTATAGTGACATCACAAACCCCAACATTTACATAAACCCTACCCCCGGGAGCATGCAGCAAAGGAGGCTTTTTTCGAAAGagccaatcacaacacactggaCAGTTAACCAATCTGAACATATTGCGCCTGGATCTATGGGCTTCATAGATCCAGGAACTAAACAGCTTTTTTTTAGGATGAACAGCGGTGcaaaattaaaggaaaacaccacagtttttcaatattttactatgttcttacctcaacttggacGAATTAACacatatttatctttttttcaatgcgtgcacttaatctttgtaaagcACGTCGTgactgtgttagcatttagcctagccccattcattccttaggatccaaacagggatgcaTTTAGAAGCCACttaaacacttccatgttttccctatttaaagattgttacatgagtagttacacgagaaagtatggtggcacaaaataaacgtggcgattttttcagcggataaaaaattagaactatattgtGTGGCGGAAGGGCACTTAGTTTGTAGGACTACtacccctctcgctcaaacttccgtcaatattactgagCCCGAGGTCGAGGTTTTTTCATTGCTAATATCTAATGAAATTCAACGCAGAGTCTCCCAAACAACATATCTGAGAAATGCATTCTGAAATTAttgtaaaactataaaatatttaattcctAACGATATCTCATTTGCTGTTGGTtgtgtaatatacagtaataaaaatataagaatAACTTAAGTTCATTTCTAGAATGGATTATACCTTATTATACATCTGTAGAGATTGTTAAACACACATTGATCCCTCACAGTTTCTCTCAACCAAACTAATGAGTTTTTATTTTACTGAGAAGTGTCACCATAGCAACTGATGTATCGGGAATGACTGAAAGATTTAGCACATCATGATAATTTACTTTCAACATTCATAACAAAAGGATATCTGAGAAATATTATTCTAAATATTTTACATGATTTCAGTGTCGTGCTGTATTCTTAACCTCCACAATCATTAATGTTAACCTCCATTCTTCATGTCCCCATCATGAAAATcattaacaacaaaatatttgtCTGTTTCATGTTGCATTTGTACTGCTCTCTTGCTTTAAAATCAGCGGTTCAAACAATATTAACATTCATGCATATGAAATGCCATGTATGATAGTATGGTTTGGTTTAAGATACTAAACATGTAGATCTTCATTTTAggtctttaaaaaataatacttttttaagtatTAATTTATGGTGTATAAGTGTATAAGCATGTATAAATGTGTTTGCattgaatataaatatatatatgactATATTTCTACTTTATAGTTGCTATACACTGGCAAAGTATGCTGCCATGACAACAACTCATGCCCTTGACAActgaatttaataaaacaagACAACACAAATGAATCAAAATGGT of Misgurnus anguillicaudatus chromosome 2, ASM2758022v2, whole genome shotgun sequence contains these proteins:
- the nmnat2 gene encoding nicotinamide/nicotinic acid mononucleotide adenylyltransferase 2, which encodes MTENTKTHVILLSCGSFNPITKGHIHMFEKAREYLHKTGRFIVIGGIISPVHDSYGKPGLVSSRHRLTMCQLAVHSSDWIRVDPWECYQDTWQTTCSVLEHHRDLMKRVTGCILSNVNTPSTTPVIGQPQNGTSPIYQNTANKSVAIKMWGKMSESLGKICCVRPHMERFTFVDENANLGTAMRYEEIELRILLLCGSDLLESFCIPGLWNEIDMEVIVGDFGIVVVPRDGVDTERIMNHSSVLRKHKDNIIVVKDEIDHPMSVVSSTKSRLALQHGDGHVVDYLSQPVIDYILQSQLYINASG